The stretch of DNA TAAAGCGTGCTGCAATCTGATCCGCGTCTTCGTTATCCGCCACTACCGGATGGTGGGTGGCGATGTGGGCGATTAGATGTCCTGTTGTTGCCAGCAGTTTTTGAACTTCCGGTTCCCTTCCTTGTCTGAAAATACCTTCAATCATATCACCCTGATGGGTGGTGGCGAATCCTTGTGATTCCAGTGTGGTTCTTATGAATCTGATTCGGGCAATGCGCTGGGCCGGGCTTCCGTCGCCGCCTTTGAAGCGGAAATGGATATGGTTGTAGCGGGCATCTGGATCGCAGACCGCGTCCACTTCGGTGAGGTCTTTTTCCGATTTCAGGGTGATGTTCATGTAGGTCCGGGAAAGAATGGCGTATCCGTCAATCCTGTTTTCCCCTTCCCAGCCGGTCCGGTCCGCGCCAAGGCCGAACCAGAGAGCCCACATGGGGGCGGATTTGATGTCGTCCGGCGAAATATCCATTTTGCCTGCAGCGGTTGAGAATAACCCGTCAGCAAGGTTGAGCAGGGTGATGTCAATGGGCTGGCGGGCCTTCAAGTGTTTGGCTCCGTCAATTCCAAGTCCTTTTTTGCTGACCAGCGAGAACATTTCCTCAATTCCCTTTTCATTGGCAAAGCGCACCAGATCGTACATGGAGCGGCTTTTTTCCGGCAGGAACATCTCCGTGTTGCGCGGGGAAATATTCAGGCTGGCAATGTAGGAGAGTGCCTGCTTGATGCGTACGGTCTCCTTTTCTCCCTTGAAAGGGTAGGAACGGGCCGATGTGATCATGACCCGGTTGCGCCGGTCGGTTACCCAGTAACATTTCTGGGGCAACCCGAACAATTCTTCAGCTTTTCTGCCCATGGCGGAGATTGTTTTTGCCGAATGGGTGGAAAGCGGAGATTGCTCCGGCTTGGAGAGAATGCGTTGCTTTTCCCGTCTGGAAACCAGATAAGGGGTGGTCGAGTTTTTGCTGAATATGGCGGAGCATCCGTGCTCCCTGTCCTTGGGCGGAAGGTCCGATGACTCGTGCAGGGTTTCAAGCACACCTGAATCGTGGATGTCCTTATAGGGCTGGATAATGATCGAAGCCGGGCTTTCGCGGTCCGCGTATCCGGATTCGATGCGGGCTTTGATGGATTCCGCTGAAAATTTACAGGTGGCTGCTTTTTTCCATGCTTCAACAATATCCTGAGCAGCTACCGGGGAAATAGTACACCAGCTTTCGGGCAGTCCGTAGAGACTTCCTTCGGGGGTTGAGGATGCGGTCAGGGTCAGGTTACCGCTGCCTCGTGAGGTCTCAAGGGCCGCGATTTCAATTTCATTGGCGATTGCTTCGGGCATTTTGCCCTGCATGAAGCGGTCGGTGATGGTGCGCGAAATCTGGCTAAGATCTGAGATATTCGTGGTAACCGCCGATTCAAGAATCTCATCTATGGCGATGCGCAGGTTGTTGGCCTCGATATAGTAGTTATACACATCGGAACCGATGACCATGCCGTCCAGAACCGGAACTCCCGCTTTTTTCAGTCTCGCGAGGTCGGCGGCACAGGCTCCGGCCTTGAATTCATAGTCGATGGCATCATCAAGGGTGAAGGTAAAAGGCTTTGAGATTTCCGGGTCCGGTACAGTGACCGCCATGCGCACGTAGAAATTGATCTTGTTGTAGTAGTCCATGATGTCCATGAACCGTACCGGGTTCATGTCCTGCAGATGTTCGAGCATGGTCCGGATATTAATACCCAGATCGGCGGCCTGTTTTTCCACATAGGCCCAGTCGGTTACGGTCAGGCCGAAGCCGATATCTTCAATGTGTGAAATGGATTTGAGGCATTCCTCTTCCAGTTCCATGAGTTTCCTGAAAGAATTATATCTTCGCCGGAGCAGCCGTCCCGGCGGAAATGTCTCGTACGTCCAGTGGCTGAATACGTGTCGAAATCTCATAATAGTTCATCATATCAAACAGTAGCGTATAAAGAAACCCTACAGTTGCTCTTCTTCCGAAAGCTCATCAAGGGGCAGGGTTACTTTGAATAATGTTCCCGGGCCTGATTTTGCCGGGAGCTCAAGCGTGTTGCGCAGGCTGCGCGGCAGCGGGCTGACTGCCTCAATAGTCCCGCCGTGGTCCTTGATGATACCGAAGGATACCGACAGTCCCAGTCCTGTCCCCTTGCCAACCGGCTTGGTGGAGTAGAAGGGATCGAAGATGGCATTGATGTTTTTAGCCTCAACGCCGTGCCCGGTATCGGCAAAGATGGCGGTAATGGTCATGGATGCGGTATCCAGCTGGGTTGAAATATGGATGTTTCCCTTTTCGTCGATTGCTTCCAGTGCGTTGGAAAGCAGGTTCAGCCAGACCTGTTTCAGCTTTTCCGGGTCCCCGTGAATGATGGGGAAACGGTCGTCCAGCTCCGTTGAAATGCGGACCTGTTCCAGCTTGAAAGTATGGCTGACCAGCTGCACCACTTCCAGAATGGAGTTGTTGAAACACATGGTGATCTTCTCGCTCTCATTCTGGCGGGAAAATCCGAGCAGGTCGGCTACGATCTTGCGGCAGACCCGGGTTTGCTTTTCGATGATGGACATGTCTTTGGCTATCTGGTCTTCGGGATCAAGGTCTTCCTGTAACAGCTGTGCGTAACCGAGTATTATTCCCAGGGGGGTGTTGATTTCGTGTGCCACGCCTCCGGCAAGTTTGCCGATGGATTCCATTTTCTGGGATTGGATCAGCTGGGCCTGATAACTTTTAAGCTCGGTAATTTCGCGCGAGGTGGAGAGTACCCCGATGATATTGTTGCTTTGGCCGTGTACCGGAACACGGATGGTATGGAACCAGCGGGGCGGAGAGTCGTCCGTTTCCGGTTCGCGGGTTTCCTTGTTTACCGGACGTCCGGTTTCCAGAACCACCCGAGCCTCTTCCATGCGTGCGGCGGCAGTCTCTTCCGGATATATCTCAGCATCAGTCAGGCCGATGATTTCTTCTTCGCTGCGGCCCAGATGTTCGGCATAGGTTTTGTTCACCGCAAGGTAGGTCAGCTGCGGCCCCAGCAGGGATACAAAGTCCGGGGAAACATTGATGATGGTCTTGAGCAATTCTTTCTGCCGGGTCAGGTCGGCCTCTGTGATCTGCAGGTCTTCAATGTGGCAGGCAAGGCTCATGCCCATGGCATCAAAGGTTTCGGTCAGTTCCTGAATCTCATCGCCTTTGGGCGGGTTGCTGACGATTCTTTTGAATTTGTCAGTAATGTTTTCGTCTTTATTTTCATCCTTGCGCAGGCCGGGGCCCAGATGGGTGGTGACAATATCCTCGGCATGTTTCTGCAGCGATCCCAGCCGCAGGGTCAGCTGCCGGGCAAACTGGGTGGAGATGAGCACCGCCAGCAGCAGCACCGCTCCGGTCAGGACCATGATGGCAAAGATGAGGTTCTGGACCACGGCATGTATCCCGGACCTTGAAAGGCCGATGCGGACCATGCCCAGCTTCTTGTCACTTAGAAATATAGGTGCGGCAAAGTCAAAAAGTCTGCTTTTTCCGGTATCAACGGTCACCACGCTGATTTTATTGCCCACGCTTTCATTGGCTTCTTTCAATTGTACCGGGAAGCCGTCACTGAAAGTGTTGGCAAGAACCCGGTTCTGTTCGTCCATGATGAAGGCGTATTCAATTTCACTGTCTGCTTTTTTCAACTCATTGACCATTGATCCGAGGTTGAGCAGGTCTACAGAAAGGAGAGGGTTTTCCGCGCGCAGGGCCAGATTTCCAGCCAGCACTTCGCCCCGTTTTCTCGATTGTTCAATAAGTGCGTCCGAGGACATGCGGATGACGAA from Desulfovibrio sp. JC010 encodes:
- a CDS encoding PEP/pyruvate-binding domain-containing protein, producing MRFRHVFSHWTYETFPPGRLLRRRYNSFRKLMELEEECLKSISHIEDIGFGLTVTDWAYVEKQAADLGINIRTMLEHLQDMNPVRFMDIMDYYNKINFYVRMAVTVPDPEISKPFTFTLDDAIDYEFKAGACAADLARLKKAGVPVLDGMVIGSDVYNYYIEANNLRIAIDEILESAVTTNISDLSQISRTITDRFMQGKMPEAIANEIEIAALETSRGSGNLTLTASSTPEGSLYGLPESWCTISPVAAQDIVEAWKKAATCKFSAESIKARIESGYADRESPASIIIQPYKDIHDSGVLETLHESSDLPPKDREHGCSAIFSKNSTTPYLVSRREKQRILSKPEQSPLSTHSAKTISAMGRKAEELFGLPQKCYWVTDRRNRVMITSARSYPFKGEKETVRIKQALSYIASLNISPRNTEMFLPEKSRSMYDLVRFANEKGIEEMFSLVSKKGLGIDGAKHLKARQPIDITLLNLADGLFSTAAGKMDISPDDIKSAPMWALWFGLGADRTGWEGENRIDGYAILSRTYMNITLKSEKDLTEVDAVCDPDARYNHIHFRFKGGDGSPAQRIARIRFIRTTLESQGFATTHQGDMIEGIFRQGREPEVQKLLATTGHLIAHIATHHPVVADNEDADQIAARFISGLG
- a CDS encoding ATP-binding protein, producing the protein MTDLFSRLKFRTKINLGLTLIVAFTSLLIAIFVIRMSSDALIEQSRKRGEVLAGNLALRAENPLLSVDLLNLGSMVNELKKADSEIEYAFIMDEQNRVLANTFSDGFPVQLKEANESVGNKISVVTVDTGKSRLFDFAAPIFLSDKKLGMVRIGLSRSGIHAVVQNLIFAIMVLTGAVLLLAVLISTQFARQLTLRLGSLQKHAEDIVTTHLGPGLRKDENKDENITDKFKRIVSNPPKGDEIQELTETFDAMGMSLACHIEDLQITEADLTRQKELLKTIINVSPDFVSLLGPQLTYLAVNKTYAEHLGRSEEEIIGLTDAEIYPEETAAARMEEARVVLETGRPVNKETREPETDDSPPRWFHTIRVPVHGQSNNIIGVLSTSREITELKSYQAQLIQSQKMESIGKLAGGVAHEINTPLGIILGYAQLLQEDLDPEDQIAKDMSIIEKQTRVCRKIVADLLGFSRQNESEKITMCFNNSILEVVQLVSHTFKLEQVRISTELDDRFPIIHGDPEKLKQVWLNLLSNALEAIDEKGNIHISTQLDTASMTITAIFADTGHGVEAKNINAIFDPFYSTKPVGKGTGLGLSVSFGIIKDHGGTIEAVSPLPRSLRNTLELPAKSGPGTLFKVTLPLDELSEEEQL